Sequence from the Dysidea avara chromosome 5, odDysAvar1.4, whole genome shotgun sequence genome:
ctgagtttaataaggaCAGATTGTATTAGCACAAGCAGTACACACCGATAACTCTGAGTGTGATTTTGTATGGCTACTCATGCGTAATGGCGTTATGGCAAGAAGAAACAGCCTgatttgggctgtttccatccaaaTACGAAATCAAAAacaggtcatggacacgcacaatgatccattgcTGCTTTTTATTCTGAAAAAGTGGATAACATTTGCTGTaaatgagtgaaacaaaataatattatgaataatatgaataataataataatatgaagaaTATAAACAAAATGGAAAATTCCAGTTTTGTCTGAAGTACACATAccgtttccttttcacttgatacttactagtggacctatactcattgtaAAGAACCACCAGTGGGTTgctttgagttggaggatgctttccaaggtggtttttaggtgtgcttctattagagtttttgccaaaaacatgggcaatccctattatgaactcactatcgtggttcatgactATGCATTTTATAGGTACAGAGTCTTCATCATTGGGCTGCATCCTGAAAAAAGCTAAaaagaaaagtggattttttttcaaGTAAAATAGCATTTCGGTGATTAGTGTTGACAGTAAAGTTGTCAATGTGTGGTTTGGCTTTATTGCATAGGACTATGTACTTGTGTGGGTTCCCTAAAGAAATGTGCACTTGTGTTGAAAACTTTGATTGGTCATTAACAAAGTGTCAGGCATTGAATGTTTACGTTTTGAAATACTtctagcaggtcaagcagtactacaaattagCCAACTTGTGTAATTCCAGCCATGAATTACTGAACTTTTTGAGGACTCAGCTTAACCTGTACatattatagttgtaacatgggcacaagtgGTCTGCCTGATATGTCCACCCGAAGCACAAGGGCCGCAAGCCTGAGGGCTGAGGGTGGACATTCAGGCAGACCACGagtgcccgtgttacaactattacgtAACACTTCTATTGCAGGCTAATATCAATACGAGTGAAACCGCTGTATTCATTTTATACaagtttaaagaaaaattagttcgattagagatcatagaaaaaagtagggaaacaagagaggtcatctacacctgcagatatactagtgaacattatCCCTAATTTAGTCTTGGTCTTGGGATATAgaatgaattagggattaagtgttcaatagtatatctgcaggtgtaggtgacctcccttgttccctactttctatgatccctaatcgaaattaaaattcctattatttccttaaacttgtttgtttacttttttgtaacattattataactggtgaacccacgcatactgcataaaagaaaggatggcaccagaataaatgtttttgtctgaatggcGCGTGCTCCAGCTATCAATACTGCTTTGAAAGTGCAtcacgctttgctttcagctatgttcagcccgttacacagtgttacagacgaaaaacagtagaaaaagtacctctgcaacaatccagtcactacggaaataTGACGATTCGCGTGCCCCCAACtttcaattactgcctcgaaagtgcagctgccattacacttcactttcagctattttcagcctattacacaacattacaaacgaagaacagtgttagaatcgtctctgcaatcaatccagtcaccacaaaaaatacggacaattcctgtttacaaatgtactgtagggaagccatgcattgtgctaccacgaatcaacatcttgggctgtcagcaaaaaggacacaaaggagaacaaaggtaagtccatgatgtgtgcattgtacgtactgtggtgtGCCAAAAGCACGTCTTGGGCTGAAGCggtgtcgaacagtgaaaaaaatcaagcccatagccttagctgttattgagttacacttgcctgaaggcaggcaggcagaggcagacaggcaggcagtcagtagaaaattccattgaataaattttctttaaaatttcataacaatttattggaagcctttaggattgtactgaaaGCACTCTTgggttgtacctaaccaatactgccaaggtgccaggatggagtcgtgaagctggtttttgggtgaatttttttggctaggaaaatccaaatctccatgatccctaatgtacagtactactgtactatatgataCATGCCTGAAATATTTGATTGTGGCTAGGCAGCAGGTAACGTTGCAGCTACGTTTGTTATAATGAACGGATGAGTCCTaaagatatcatggaaaagttgagcTTTTGCAAATTGTGGGAAATGTACAAATGTTTTACTGCTATCAagttgtttaaagactaattacAACATATACTAAAGGCCTAAAGGAGTAAGCTTTGTTGTAACATGGTTAACTCatgttatctgtaatgtgggtatgGTCCTTATTTGAAAACATGCTGAAACATTTATGTATGCACAAAAAGACTTAGTTTTCACCTTCAAGtaacttgtagaatggcaaggatactgaaatgcCTCTATTTGAGTGCTTCTTTTGTCAAACTCCAACTCGTGATAATAGTCAaatgagcattaatttattcttATAATTTATTTCAGTCTGAGCTTTTATAAACAAACTGGGCAGTATCGCTGCCTCATGAGCTAGAGGACATtataaaatgtgaccgaattttggaaaaccgttgatatatgcacaacagtacttttgtaataaaacgtatttaaaaactatgggtaaaaaacgcaagctccagaaaaaaaattatgcaggtttttattgcctcactggtgggcgaattaagccaccaatggataaatcctgggcatcattgtGTTTGCCTGTCCATAGGAAgcacaaaaatctttgtttcatctccatacatgaaaagattccaaagttacagatgtttgtttacattgcagtgacgaaagaatttaccgacaatcgtttttcagtgaatttgccttccttctcaaacTAAGAAGCATACCTGGGgaaaaaaactataccttggtggatgcacaaattcatggcgaacacaatgagccaagattcaattccgtacatcgttgtatcagtaagttatgatggtttatgtaagcgcctgtagattcttttctcagtagcttctgtacatatcaaattatttgctcgtccggctgtctggtgctgtatttccaacgctgcttaacctaggaagctgaaacttggctagtccattcctctgtccctgtagaaaacaaagaacaaataaaatgcattttgaaaattgtgcggatatcgacggttttataaaattaggtcacaaataaTGCCGCATTATATAGAAAATTCCCTGACCATGGGGGTAATATCAGATATGTATACCCAAatattcctttgatctgcccaagCAAAGTGTTACATACTATAATAGTTGTTGGTAATCACTGTGCAACAAATGCAGTCTTAATTAACTGTAGCCAACCAGCAGTGGCACTCCATCGGCTAAACCAGTcaactatgtatgtatgatttacaatttaatttataaagttGTATGATGCACCATTGTATGACACCTGTTGTATGTCGACTgcactgtatgtatgcacattCCTTATTAGTGGGTTGTACTGTAGTATTGGTTGTTATATGATCATTTATGTAGGTGATAAAGGAGGATCCTGAAATAACAAAGCCAAAATTCTATCGATTTGCAATCTATTTATGTGACACTAGTGAAGACAACGTTCTGTCAATCCTTGAATATCTTCGACCAACAAAATTTGAGGGTGCAAAGATAGGGTTAAAGCTAGATAGCTCTACACAGAAAGGACAATTTTTTAGTGCTGGAAGTAGGAATATTTCAAGAGCTACTTACAAAATATGCAAGTATGCTATTCAAAAGGAGCATTTTTCTAAAGATAACAAAAAGTACTTCGTAGATATTGAAGGTAATCATCACAGAAGTTATTTGTTGTATATTACtctaacagtcaagctgtgaaaaaaggtgcaaaAGTGATAGTAAACAAGTGGGGAAATCAggcagtggccaagaaatgatgttaatataatctatgccaaaacagccaaggtgtgaaaaagggtgtgaccccagggtgaaaaagttgtgaactcaaaagtggtggccaagaaataactgtgatgataggttaatgacaaaaatgtaataatgtcaattcaggtgaatttgtgttgcctcctctaAGAttcagcacaaaattcacctgaattgttattaaaattttgtcattaacctacgtaccatcacagctattacttggctgccacttttgatttcacaactttttccacCCTGACCTTTTAGGAGGCTAcacccttttttttacagcttggctgttttggttttaggtatcacttctttttgtattgcaagctacaaagccagccataagctGACTGGGACTTTCTTTTTTGATTGTTTCTTTAGTAGAGGAATTTTGAACAAGAGAGAGAGTAATTTCTGTGTATAGCTTTGTGTCTgcttaaatatttgtatatttaaaacTGAATAAACGTagttagttgaactctctacagggtgatttgttgtatcTGAGCTCTATACAGGATGGcttaaattctctacaagatatagttgaatgctttaatagagtaatttactttttagctgactgctctattagagtatcttgatctcgcacttgctacacccaGTTGGATTTCATATGTTATAATTCTGTGGCTTTAAATTCAATTCTTCTAAACCATTGAAGAGTCTTTCTAAGACAATTAATCcatctatacaccaattttcaacttattccCCTCAAGTGAGTAGTTTGTCTGGCAAGTAATCTTTTTTATTAGcaaatctcgattgcataattgttacacactgttggtttttgctttgtatCTTTATGGTCTTTAGGTTAACTTAgccacataccaattttcaacaAGCAATTtatcctgtaggtgtgacaacatgttggtattatttttcgtgaatgatcgctaataactccctccttgactgtttattgTATCCAACCAAAcgtggtaccaagatgcgcctttaaacctccttctgtgtgccaaatctAAAGGAAATCAGATAActcatttgcattttatggcagctGTTATAAGTgtaagaaaaagaagaaaaagatttagccaatttttgaagtttcaTACCTTGGagtaattttgctcaaatttggtatgtggactactgATGGTGTTGGgtgtttccacagcaaaaatggtcttGTTTTGTAAAGGCAGCATGGAGATACAAATCTTGTTTTTGTTTCtttttgtcaatatactcacagtgcaGCATGCCGGCTTCTtaaaattatttgttgtatgttactaaaacagtcaagctgtgaaaaaggtgcaaAAGTGATAGTAAACAAGTGGGGACTTGAAATCAAATGtagtagccaagaaatggcgtTAATTTTAGTAATGACATACAGCATATTGAATTGATTGACATtgttgtagccatttcttggttgccatcTTCAATTTCCCAACATTTTAATCCAGGAAAGCTATATCCTTTTTTCACGGTTTAGCTGTTTTGGCATATGTACATACCACATCTTATTGTATTTTCCACTTTCTTGTTTGGGAAGCTGCAACTGCAGCCTTATGAGGCTGTATGACTGTTAATAATGTTCTTATTGGAGACTGATAAGCATTAGCTGCTTACATCCTGTGGCTACAAGTACGTATATACCGTACAGCGTAAAACTTTGATGGGGGAAAACTTTAACGAATTTGACAAAATGCTTGccattcatcaaaattttcctcCATCAAATTATTACACTGTATGGTAGCTTCTCAAAATCTATATAAAAGCACTGTTATAATTAAATAGAATACTTTGTAAATCTCTTCTTTGGTAGTTGaatctttcaaaatgttttATGGTTTCAATGGAGTAGTATGCAGTGATGACAAGTTAGTTAGTGTATATGATCTATGCCAATTAGTCCATTAAACTCACAGACTCAATATATCCTCCTTGCGTGTGGGATAACTATAAATGTAAAATCTTGACTGCTCCAATAGAGTGTTTTTGATCATTTAATGGAAATGGATCCAGTGTAAAATCCAACCAGTATGTTGACATGACGACCTTTATCAGACATTTTCCATTGGTTGTTCCCACTCCCATCCTATTACCATTTCCCTAGAATTATACTTATCCCAATCTCTATTCCAATATTGGTAAACTGGCTGTACAAGTGCTGATTTCATGGTACATATTGTGTAGCATATTGCTTTCAGCTATAGATATGTATCCTTACTAGCAGTTAAAAGGTCTTGTAATAGGCACAAGGTATATTGGTGTATAATACCTGTTTTACAATTAATTGTTTTGCTGACAGATAAGCAAATGGTGCAACTGATTGATGAAGCTAAAAATGGTGGTTATACTATGAAGGTGCGACATGCTAAAATCTTGTTTTGTGGAGCATCAGGGGCTGGGAAAACAAGCTTTGTTCGTTTGCTTAAGAATAAAAAATTTAAACCTGATCAACACAGTACAGAACTTGGTAATACTCAACAAATTGTGATATCAAGAAAGGCTATTATTCAAGGGACCAATTGGGTTGATCTTTATCCTGCTGAAGAACTTCGTCAAGTTAAACTACGCCTTCACCACAAACTGGTGTTCAAACCACAACCGTTTTGCTCAGAGCAACATGTGGATAGTACAAAAGAGGAAAGTATTGTAAACACAGAACAATTCAACTCCTGTCAACAAGATGTAAGAGAATTTAGTGAAAAACCTCAAAAACCCCAAGCAGAATTGTTGGATAATCCATCTTTcaaaacagcaaaattcaaacctGTCCTTACTGAAAAGCGATTATGCTCAAAGTCTCCTAATCTTACAAAAGATTATGAAGAACCCCTTCCAATATGGGACATCCTCACATTACTGGAcactggtggtcaaccacagtTCATAAACATGTTACCAGCTGTTAATACTTCAGCTACTGTTATGTTTGTTGTCTTAAATATGCTTCATGTACTGGGAGCTAAAGGATTTGATGAACGAGTATTAGTGCATCATTACAAAAATGGTATCAAATCTTATGAACCATATACTTTGAATTATACTAACAAAGATTTAATAAAATGTCTAGTTGCACTTTTGAAAGACTCCATAATTACAGACGTTCCGCTTCCAGATGTGGCTGTTTCGCAAAAAGGCAGAGATAGTAAGCCAGGACTTTGTTTTGTTGGTACTCATCTTGATCAAGTAAATGAAAAAGATGTTAATACAGTCAGTGATCAACTAGAAGAGATAGTTTCACAATTGGAGCCCAGTGATAATGTATCTATCTGGAACTGTGACAAAAGTTTGTTTGCAGTAGATAATACTCTCTCTGGAAAGCAAGAATATTCACAAGATTCAATAGCAAACCAAATTTGCTCTGAAATCAAAGCTATACTAGATGAAAAGGCTGTATATGAAGTACCAATCACCTGGATCTTATTGGAATTAGAAATAAGACGAATATGTGGAAAAGGCAACAAATCTTTCATTGCAATTTCAGAAGTTGTGGAACTTTTTCAAGAAATTATTCCAGGATGTGATAAGAAGAGTGCTGAGGTACAAGTTAAAGCTGCATTGAGGTTTCACCATATGTTTGGTATTCTGCTCTACTTTCATAATGTACCAAGCATGAAAGATTTTGTCATTTCTAACCCACAATGGTTGTTTACAAACTtgacaaattttgtttgcttttcATTTGATGGAAGAATTGTTGATCGTAAAGCATTGAATAATCTGAAATCTAAAGGCATTCTTAGTAAATCTTTGATAGACAAAATTAAAACTGACCAAATCATTACTGATTCTCTGGGAGGTATCAAACTTGAATTCTTCCTTGAATTGCTCAAATATTTTAACATTGTCACACCTTATCCTACAAACAGTAGTGACTATTTGATGTTGACAGTACTAGATTCGTACAAAGATGAAACCGCTCTGTTTGATGTTATGCCACCACTTGATGGTGTTGAATTTGTGATACAGTTCAATTCTGGTACTTTCCCAAGAGGAGTGTTTTGTTGTTTAATTGTACAATTGGTTCAAAAAGTTGATGACTGGAAACTCCAGGTTTCACTGGAAGGGAAGAGATGTGTTTACGCAGACTTTGTTATGTTTTGTACTAATTCTGGACAGTATGTTTTGTTGCATGATAAAATTACCCACTTAGAAATTCAAATAAGAAAGAATGTAAAAGCTGGGTCTATTCATTGCGAAGTTCAGCAGACCATAGTCAACATGTTACAGCAAATGCAACAAAGTACTGGTACTGATTTCAAGTGTGCATTTTACTGTAAGAGTAAACCTTGTTTGATATATCTATCTTCACATCATGTGACTGGACAAAAACCACTTCCTAATGGATTGATTTGTGAAAACCACGGCTTTGTAGAACTACAATCTTGTTCACACAAGTTATGGTGTGATATAACAAAAGCATCACTGGTAATAATTGAAttgcacataattatactaaGGGTGCACATGTTCCATATTTCTtatcaaatgtttataatttgTGAAATGGAAGATGAGTTAGTTATTATATCCTTATCTGTACCATACTACTTGTTAATGTTTTCCTTCATTTATTCCTTGGCTAATGGCCATTCTATACTGTAATTTTTAGTTGTCCTTCTATTAGTCATTGTGTGCATTTGGCCTTCTGTCATTACCAAAGAAGTTTTTTTTGCAGGTATTGTAGAAAAATAGTTTTGTTTAAAACCTGAGGTTTTGTTAAGAATCTGTTTAGCTAAATGTATTAACGTATTGGATATACTCTATGTATCCATGTCACTAGTAGTTTTATGTTATACAAAACTatgcatctactgtatgttTAATGTGTGCACTCTTATGATGCTGAATGAAAGCTccactgtatacatacagtattgtaCGTATACAATGGAGCTTCCATACATATAGATTGCTTGTATGACTTAGGAATTATAGCAGCTGTACAATATCCCTTGCTTCATTTTTTataataaaattttcattgCTGGTGAACCAGCACATACTACAACAAAGGAAAGAATTGTTCTAGACACATTATAGAATAGCTATAACTGCATGACTAAGTGAACACCTTGACTATCAATTTCTGAAAAGTGGCATGGCCAttccacttcatttttcagctatgttttgACTGTTATATAGAGCTATGTTTTGACTGTTCTGACTACAGTACAAGAAATGTCTCAGCAGTCGATTTACTTGCTGCAGAAGTTACAGACAATTCTCCTGATACAGTAGAAGTCATAATGTGtgaccacaaatcaacacctatgcagTAGTGAAGAAAGAAACGGAACACAAAAAAGAGGACAAAGCTAAGTCTATATTGCATGCATTGTAACTTCTGCTATaatgtggttggcaaaaaggcatctCTCAGGCctaagtgacatcgaacagtaaaGAAGCCTTATCCATAGGCTGAAGGCATCGGTCAGGCAGCCGGTCaggcagttagtagaaaattagAAAAAGAAAACACTTGCAGAAATTTATTGGAATTAGCTaatttggggtcactctgaaggttTACAGTATTTAGGTGTgactgtgcctaaccaatactgcaaagtTATCTTGAAGGAATAGTGAGCCAGCCTTAAATATTTTGGGTAGACAGTCCAAAtattctactatacagtactccATAATAGATTTATTATATGTGTTCTTATTTTTGTTGCTGCAGGCCATGTCACCACGGTCAAGATTTTCAGGTAAACTAACTTTTCTAGCTAAAACATCAAGTGCATCATGCATTACACTTTTATAGTGTTCAAGTACAGTTCATGCAGTATCATAGATTATGATTGAATGTGCCTTGCTGAATGTGTATACTTGTATTCCTCCTATGAAAAGCAGAATTGTGAGGTCAAGTTTTATCAGTCAATCCAATCAATCAATGAAACATctgagaaacaagttgatgttaaaCTACATttgtacttctaaaaaccaggtacACATGCGGTCAGTGCTAACCCCtgctgggtctgggaaaactggttttATTGCCCATGACATGATTTTTCACCAACAGCAGCACAAAACTACTCAAATATTTcgcaatcaaaatcagctagatttaagtggtctgcttttgctggctgcacAGTGACAATCCATACGAGAAATCTGAGGCCCTAATGGAGCTgtggccagcctggggatggctgtatgtggctgtacagctttgTAGTGTTGAATAAGACATGTGTTGtaaatttcatttcattttagccagttttgaaaaCTGAATGGTCCATAATTTGACCTAATTCATCCATATGCATtcctttttaattttgtaaacgACTTCTTGCCCTCCACTTCCCTTCATCCCTATTGGAGCTTGCCCGATACAGTCAACATCAAGTTAAAAAAATTATCTAAagtggcaggaaacttagctgttgggtACTTAATTgtactgtctgtctgtctgtctgtctgtccggATTATTTCTTTATCATGCTGTTAACTTGACAGATAATTTATGTCAAAACACAGTCAAACAGCTCTGGTGTTAATACACAGAACTGTTACCCAAGGGTCCAGGGTTAAATTCCTGCTTATGACATTTTTTCTTCTCACTGGCACTTTTGTGCCTGGCATACTTTTTTCATGGCATACTTTTTCATGTGTTAGAATGACAGTGCTAACTGATCAACTTATAAACATATTGACGTGGTTTACATGCAAAATATAGTACTTATCATATAACTTACAAATTTTATTGCAAGCTTCCAATGTGCTTTCTTTTATTTGCTACAGTGCATTGAAGGACACAGTGTAGAGAAAAACTCCATCTGCATTCCATCACAAACTATAGGATAAACAGTTAGAGTTCCTGTCATACGTATAGTTGCTGCAGTTAGGCCACATGTTTGAATCCAGCCAGCGGCATTTTTACTTTAGTGTTTAAACGTTTGTATTTGCTCATGTAGTTGCTTCAAATCATAATTATAATAGCACATTTTATAGATATATAGGAAAGTCATGTTTGTCCCATGTGTTCTATTTGAGTACCTTATCTTTCATAACTTTAATTCTTCTTGACATTAACTACTTACCCACAAACACATTATATTTTACCAACATGatagtacaagtattacataGTTTATTAGCGTATACATATGCAGTTGAGCagttctgctgtttagttaactgTTACCATGCTCACATCATTTCACTGATTGCAGGATGGCATAAAGCTTATATACTTTAAAAGAAACATCACTAGCATGCATGAGTTTAAGATGTGATGTGTAATGCTTGGTTCCCGATGCCTTAAATTGTTATTGTGATTAATGTAGTATCTGAAATGGTTCTGCACATAGGGCAAGAGTATTCTATATAATATGGTATGCATATGCACAAAAATTACATTTTGATTGTTCCTGTTAATAGCACACTGGTGTGGTGAACCAGCTCCTTTAGCTGCACAACACACCATATGTGTCTTCTTTAAGTTTTATCACaaccatattaattttgtactacatGTGTACATTTCACATAAGATTAGTTGTGGCTTTTACAGAGTGAGTTCTATAATAATTAAAGGGTGTGTAACTTTATACTGTGTAAATCGTTTAGCAAATTGTAATGGTACCTGCCAGATGGTGCACGTGTAACAGATAGTATCTTTAGTTGCTCATTAACTCCTAGCATTAACTTTTACTCTACTTGGGTGTTATTCTCACAGGGAAATTGGAGGAATATATAGAGGAAAAAGTGTTTACAGACAATTATGCCACATTAACTAAAGTTCTTAGTGTCCACACACTAATACCCCACTTCATAGCAAGAAGAGTTATCACTGTTGATGATGCATCCCTTATCGAATCATATAATCGAGAATCAGAGAAGATTATGAAATTATTGGAATATATTGCACAGCATCTGAAAGCTGGACACACGAATAGTTTTTATCAATTGCTTGATGTAATGAAGACACGTTGTACCATTTCAGCTGAAATGCTAGCTAATGAAATGGAGTCATCTGTAGTTAAGCTTTCTAAAGGTACATATATTGTACCATGACTTCACATGTTTAGCCcagtattatgtactgtttacaacactaatctgttacatatgtacgtatatacacaAGTACATCTTCATCTTGCACTTATGTAGCATGCAATTTTCCACAACTATTATAAAGTTCATGACTTTAGGGCCCTACTTATCAGACCATTATATAAATTAGATATGATATGGCAGTTGAGGTTCTTCAGTCTCCTCTACTACATATTCATCAAACTGTTGTTCTGTACAATAAGTATTCTTCTCTTTCCTGTAGGATTTGACGGTGATATTGCTTCACAGTTTCATAAGGTAATACTTGAATGTAGtgacattgtattgtgtatcttATTTCTGTACATGATTCAGTGCTTATATCTATTTTTCATACATGTGTATAGTCTATTTCACTTCCAACTGAAGTATCCCCTGGCATGGGTCATGCTCAGAGTTATTCTCACAGCATTTCTGAACCTACAGGTagagtatgtgtgtatataataaATAAACCCATGTTGAATGAAATGTCGTGGATCTAGATGTGTTTACTAAAATGTTGCAGTTGTACAGTAGGACACTGTGTGGAAAAACTGGTATTATTACCCATGGAAGCAGGTTTGTTTTTCCACCATAAACACAAAACTACAAAACACTATCAAATGCTGCTATAAAAATTGTGATCAACCAGAATTAAATGATCTGTTtttactggctgctttttccaagcttGGTGAGCCATACAAAACAGTCTGAGGCTTTGATAGAGCTATGGCCAACCTGGGGATAGCTGGGTGTGGTATTACACCCCCATGGTGttacctgtgctgtaaatttcatCCTAGCTTTAAGTTTCTGTCATTTTTGATAGTTTTTCATGAGGTAGACTGTATCGGGCATGTACTGATAGGGATGTTGGTGGGCTGGAGTGACAGGGACAGTACAGGGTTGTTTTCAAAATGAAAGACAAGCAAACAGAAATGAGCTAGGCTGAGTTATGGGTTATTCAGGACTTGAGAATTGAAACAAGGATGTAAAACTAGACTATGATACCGCTCAAATAAAACTTTGTCCTGCAAGAGTGCAACTAGGACCTCCTTTGcttcactatactttttatttctggaatttataagtttgattagagatcaaagaaataaaaagtagtgaaacaagggagatcacctacGTACACCTGAAGATACAAGTGGACATAGACTAAATTAAGAAGTAAATGCCCATCTtcaccttccttgtttcactactttttatttcaatTTTCCTGGTACAGTACttgattgtttactttttgtaacataattatgagtgGTAAACCAGCACATATACGGCATTAAGAAAGAAAGGCATTAGacttattgtttttgtctgaatgcacGCCCCAACTATCACTTACTGAAATAACAAAGTGGAcaatacacttcattttcagctgtattcagtc
This genomic interval carries:
- the LOC136255959 gene encoding uncharacterized protein isoform X2, with the translated sequence MDNADVKSLESAAVCFQDLCVLKEREDLRNILILDYGRFSRKQEHLDAVLSCNCLNKYFYVVIINEAGHCSDVISFPPTFKQQNCSILEVLPSSLRNVGTIQDHVVTQMLMFLQQYHCRRAYYCLSLDSNFPDGSKIMEHTGYEYTYCTVIKSVNNFVYLDKYHFRESDDPAKMTMFPLLRNDVPRVPITENSGKLLFFCLGEKYYGTPVASLWEELEQFGNKYSLHVSVTTAFPSVDYEVIKEDPEITKPKFYRFAIYLCDTSEDNVLSILEYLRPTKFEGAKIGLKLDSSTQKGQFFSAGSRNISRATYKICKYAIQKEHFSKDNKKYFVDIEDKQMVQLIDEAKNGGYTMKVRHAKILFCGASGAGKTSFVRLLKNKKFKPDQHSTELGNTQQIVISRKAIIQGTNWVDLYPAEELRQVKLRLHHKLVFKPQPFCSEQHVDSTKEESIVNTEQFNSCQQDVREFSEKPQKPQAELLDNPSFKTAKFKPVLTEKRLCSKSPNLTKDYEEPLPIWDILTLLDTGGQPQFINMLPAVNTSATVMFVVLNMLHVLGAKGFDERVLVHHYKNGIKSYEPYTLNYTNKDLIKCLVALLKDSIITDVPLPDVAVSQKGRDSKPGLCFVGTHLDQVNEKDVNTVSDQLEEIVSQLEPSDNVSIWNCDKSLFAVDNTLSGKQEYSQDSIANQICSEIKAILDEKAVYEVPITWILLELEIRRICGKGNKSFIAISEVVELFQEIIPGCDKKSAEVQVKAALRFHHMFGILLYFHNVPSMKDFVISNPQWLFTNLTNFVCFSFDGRIVDRKALNNLKSKGILSKSLIDKIKTDQIITDSLGGIKLEFFLELLKYFNIVTPYPTNSSDYLMLTVLDSYKDETALFDVMPPLDGVEFVIQFNSGTFPRGVFCCLIVQLVQKVDDWKLQVSLEGKRCVYADFVMFCTNSGQYVLLHDKITHLEIQIRKNVKAGSIHCEVQQTIVNMLQQMQQSTGTDFKCAFYCKSKPCLIYLSSHHVTGQKPLPNGLICENHGFVELQSCSHKLWCDITKASLAMSPRSRFSGKLEEYIEEKVFTDNYATLTKVLSVHTLIPHFIARRVITVDDASLIESYNRESEKIMKLLEYIAQHLKAGHTNSFYQLLDVMKTRCTISAEMLANEMESSVVKLSKGFDGDIASQFHKSISLPTEVSPGMGHAQSYSHSISEPTGNVFSYQSGKSSTD